One segment of Caldanaerobius polysaccharolyticus DSM 13641 DNA contains the following:
- a CDS encoding GH39 family glycosyl hydrolase encodes MIEQVDVNVNADKVVREFRHFYRAFGYANVDYTYTQPSRKMYEYLTSYNNHCLYMRMHNILTSHGRGDYYLVNEGLDYGGIDGSIVHIDQDGNIQFEWDKVDRVYDILVKYGIKPIVETVYIPLPLRKSKELHYLPKDFKVWHKLIREFVLHVQQRYGREEIETWYFEIWNEPDNHKIWLENLESFFALYDYMEDAVHSVNDRIKVGGPATKQSEASFVLFQKFLEHCTHGVNYATGRYGSRIDFVSVHCKGGRPELYSPSIEYMFGALKRYIEILKQYPELKGIEFLNDESDESWKGNMGIQEESWFNFRNTHYFPGFVCKMVNTYCDVVEDQYEINLTVADSDNCHLQWEKFLFSGNRSQLTPLVRYGSTDLLKKPIFNAYVLLSHLGDKRLNVSSGNDCFGRKFGALPTMRNDILSIMVWNFEDGITDEVNDRLIKLKITGIPFRGKYRQIHYRIDKDHSNSYNTWVALGKPGHPTVEQIKQLRRREGLELYEPIKEIEMKSEIEFELAMPMHSISLIKLVPYNQHAPAVPTNIKAIVERGFNGNKQVFLKWKPNEETDFVYYKIWRRKEGEQEYKLLNDYFLTTSIYIDMDVENSTYYYKIQSVNASGQESLLSDDIIVTT; translated from the coding sequence ATGATAGAACAGGTAGATGTGAATGTAAATGCAGACAAGGTAGTAAGAGAATTTAGACATTTTTACAGAGCATTTGGGTACGCTAATGTTGATTATACCTACACTCAGCCGTCGCGTAAAATGTACGAATATTTAACTTCTTATAACAATCACTGTTTATACATGCGAATGCACAATATTCTGACATCTCACGGTAGAGGGGATTATTATCTTGTAAACGAGGGATTAGATTACGGCGGTATTGATGGATCTATAGTACATATTGACCAGGATGGCAACATACAATTTGAATGGGATAAAGTTGACAGGGTTTATGATATATTAGTAAAATATGGAATAAAGCCAATAGTAGAAACAGTGTATATACCATTGCCTTTAAGAAAAAGCAAAGAATTACACTATTTGCCGAAGGATTTTAAAGTATGGCACAAATTGATAAGAGAATTTGTATTACACGTTCAGCAGCGTTATGGCAGAGAAGAAATAGAAACGTGGTATTTTGAAATATGGAACGAGCCTGATAATCATAAGATATGGCTTGAAAATTTAGAATCTTTCTTTGCCCTATATGATTATATGGAAGATGCTGTTCATTCGGTAAATGATAGAATAAAAGTTGGCGGACCTGCTACCAAACAATCTGAAGCAAGTTTTGTATTGTTTCAGAAATTTTTGGAACACTGTACTCACGGGGTGAATTACGCCACAGGGCGGTATGGGAGCCGTATAGATTTCGTCTCGGTGCATTGCAAAGGTGGACGGCCTGAACTATATAGCCCCTCGATAGAATATATGTTTGGCGCATTAAAACGCTATATAGAGATATTAAAGCAATATCCAGAACTAAAAGGAATCGAATTTTTAAATGATGAGTCAGACGAATCCTGGAAAGGCAATATGGGTATACAGGAGGAAAGTTGGTTTAACTTCCGCAACACCCATTATTTCCCGGGTTTTGTCTGCAAAATGGTTAATACTTATTGTGACGTTGTGGAGGATCAGTATGAGATAAACCTGACAGTGGCTGATAGCGATAATTGTCACTTGCAGTGGGAAAAGTTTTTATTCAGCGGTAACCGTTCACAGCTAACTCCATTAGTAAGGTATGGCTCAACTGATTTGTTAAAAAAACCTATTTTCAATGCTTATGTTTTGTTGAGCCATTTAGGAGATAAAAGATTAAATGTATCATCGGGCAATGATTGTTTTGGCAGAAAGTTTGGAGCGCTGCCAACGATGCGCAATGATATCTTATCTATTATGGTTTGGAATTTTGAAGATGGCATTACCGATGAGGTTAATGATAGATTAATTAAGCTGAAAATCACTGGAATACCTTTTAGAGGGAAATATAGACAAATCCACTATCGGATTGATAAAGATCATAGCAATTCATATAACACCTGGGTGGCTTTGGGTAAACCAGGACATCCAACTGTAGAACAGATTAAACAATTGCGCCGCAGGGAAGGCCTGGAACTTTATGAACCGATAAAAGAAATTGAGATGAAAAGCGAGATAGAATTTGAATTGGCTATGCCTATGCATTCGATTTCTCTTATAAAGCTTGTACCTTATAATCAGCATGCACCAGCTGTGCCGACGAACATAAAAGCTATTGTGGAAAGAGGATTTAATGGTAACAAACAAGTATTTCTCAAATGGAAGCCCAATGAAGAAACTGACTTTGTTTATTATAAGATATGGAGGAGAAAAGAGGGAGAACAAGAGTATAAATTATTAAACGATTATTTTTTAACGACATCAATTTATATTGATATGGATGTTGAGAATAGCACTTATTACTATAAGATTCAAAGCGTAAATGCATCGGGGCAAGAAAGCCTGTTATCTGATGATATTATTGTAACAACATGA
- a CDS encoding FAD-dependent oxidoreductase — MYKKLFEPIKIGKVELKNRIVMAPMGNLGYSDTDGCFNKKAFDYFIERAKGGVGLIITGVSKVENEIEKFIPGTAPTPAINPGRFIQIAGELTERVHAYNTKIFLQLGVGFGRVAAPSLLLTHPIAPSPVPNYWKPDIICRELTEKEIETIIQKTAEAAFIAKEAGFDGVEIHAVHEGYLLDQFAIALFNKRKDRFGGDLRGRLTFATEIVRAIKKLVGQDYPVSVRFSVKSFIKGLNQGGLADEVFEEKGRDVDEGLKAAKILEEAGYDALDVDNGSYDAWYWAHPPMYQSNGLNIPYAKRLKEVVKIPIMLAGKLDVVEYAAKVVNDDISDMVAIGRGLLTDPYWPKKVLKGDIEDIRPCIGCQVGCIGRIIQPRPLCCAVNPTVGREKEYEIKPADIKKRVMVVGGGVAGMEAARVLALRGHDVELYEKSERLGGHLIEGSVPDFKKDDARLLSWYKYQIKKHNIKTYLNTEVTRELIDCKKPDAIIIATGSEPIVPNVKGIDSSNVVLATELLGGVKEVKDRILVVGGGLVGCELALWLAKQGKKVTLIEMQNDLMVSGAPVAHANRIMLIDLLKFYKVEILVNTKLVEVKNNEAIVETMGERKGISADTIALAVGYKSDKRLYEAVSKDYPDVYLIGDSREPQNIMYAIWDAYEVAHEI; from the coding sequence ATGTATAAGAAGCTTTTCGAACCTATTAAAATAGGTAAAGTTGAGCTTAAAAACCGCATTGTTATGGCGCCAATGGGAAATCTCGGCTATTCAGACACTGATGGATGTTTTAACAAAAAAGCTTTTGATTACTTCATTGAAAGAGCAAAAGGCGGGGTAGGTTTAATAATCACAGGTGTTTCAAAAGTTGAAAACGAAATAGAAAAATTTATTCCAGGTACAGCACCAACCCCTGCAATAAACCCCGGCAGGTTTATTCAAATAGCAGGTGAGCTTACTGAAAGAGTTCATGCTTATAATACAAAAATCTTTTTACAACTAGGAGTGGGATTTGGAAGGGTTGCAGCACCGTCACTTTTGCTTACCCACCCTATTGCACCATCGCCAGTCCCGAACTATTGGAAACCAGATATAATATGTAGGGAGCTTACGGAAAAAGAAATAGAAACGATAATCCAAAAGACAGCGGAGGCGGCGTTTATTGCAAAAGAGGCGGGATTTGATGGCGTTGAAATTCACGCTGTTCACGAAGGGTATTTGCTTGATCAGTTTGCAATTGCACTTTTCAACAAGCGCAAAGACAGATTTGGCGGTGATTTACGAGGGCGGTTGACGTTTGCAACCGAAATAGTAAGAGCAATAAAAAAACTGGTTGGACAAGACTATCCAGTGTCCGTCAGATTTAGTGTAAAGAGCTTTATAAAAGGCCTCAACCAAGGCGGGCTTGCTGATGAGGTATTTGAGGAAAAAGGAAGAGATGTTGACGAGGGGCTTAAAGCGGCAAAGATATTAGAAGAAGCGGGGTATGATGCATTAGATGTGGACAATGGATCATATGATGCATGGTATTGGGCACATCCACCTATGTATCAAAGCAATGGTCTAAACATTCCATATGCCAAAAGGTTAAAGGAAGTTGTAAAAATTCCAATAATGCTAGCTGGAAAATTGGATGTTGTTGAATATGCCGCAAAGGTTGTAAACGATGATATAAGCGATATGGTAGCAATAGGAAGAGGTTTGCTTACCGACCCGTATTGGCCTAAAAAAGTATTGAAAGGCGACATTGAAGACATAAGGCCGTGCATTGGCTGTCAGGTTGGTTGCATCGGTAGGATCATTCAACCAAGACCGCTTTGTTGTGCGGTAAATCCCACTGTTGGCAGAGAAAAAGAATATGAGATAAAGCCTGCTGATATAAAAAAGCGTGTTATGGTTGTCGGCGGTGGAGTTGCGGGAATGGAAGCGGCAAGGGTGCTCGCACTACGTGGACATGATGTTGAGCTTTATGAGAAAAGCGAAAGACTTGGTGGGCATCTTATCGAAGGTTCGGTTCCGGACTTCAAAAAAGACGATGCAAGGCTTCTGAGTTGGTATAAGTATCAAATAAAAAAGCACAATATAAAGACTTATTTAAATACCGAAGTTACAAGAGAGCTCATAGATTGCAAAAAACCGGATGCAATAATTATCGCAACAGGATCTGAACCTATAGTTCCAAATGTTAAAGGAATTGATAGCAGTAATGTTGTGCTAGCGACAGAACTTTTAGGTGGGGTAAAAGAAGTAAAAGACAGGATATTGGTTGTTGGCGGCGGGCTTGTTGGTTGTGAGCTTGCGCTATGGCTTGCAAAACAGGGCAAGAAAGTTACGCTGATAGAGATGCAAAACGATTTAATGGTAAGCGGTGCACCTGTTGCGCACGCCAACAGAATTATGTTAATAGACCTTCTAAAGTTTTACAAGGTTGAAATCCTGGTGAATACAAAGCTTGTTGAAGTTAAGAACAATGAAGCCATAGTTGAAACAATGGGCGAGAGAAAAGGCATATCTGCTGATACGATAGCTCTAGCAGTTGGGTATAAGTCAGACAAAAGGTTGTATGAAGCGGTTTCCAAGGATTATCCAGATGTTTATCTCATCGGTGACTCCCGGGAACCTCAAAACATAATGTATGCTATTTGGGATGCCTATGAGGTTGCACATGAGATATAA
- a CDS encoding O-acetyl-ADP-ribose deacetylase, whose amino-acid sequence MKEKITFIKGDIVDQEVDAIVNAANSALAGGGGVDGAIHRAGGPSIDEECRIIREQRGGCPTGHAVITGGGNLKAKYVIHAVGPIWKGGNFNEDNLLASAYLESLKLADEYNIKTIVFPSISTGAYGFPIERAARIALRTVLDYLVSSNIQEVRFVLFSDRDYDVYIKTYNKQY is encoded by the coding sequence ATGAAAGAAAAGATTACATTTATCAAAGGTGATATAGTGGATCAAGAGGTCGACGCTATCGTCAACGCTGCTAATTCAGCATTGGCTGGAGGTGGTGGCGTTGACGGCGCGATTCACAGGGCAGGTGGCCCTAGTATTGACGAAGAATGCAGAATTATAAGGGAGCAACGAGGAGGGTGTCCCACAGGCCATGCAGTGATAACAGGTGGTGGAAATTTAAAAGCAAAGTACGTAATCCATGCTGTGGGTCCCATATGGAAAGGTGGCAATTTCAATGAAGATAATCTTTTGGCAAGTGCGTACTTAGAAAGCCTTAAATTAGCTGATGAATACAACATAAAGACAATAGTCTTTCCATCAATAAGCACGGGGGCTTATGGTTTCCCTATAGAAAGAGCTGCGCGAATTGCTCTCAGAACAGTATTAGATTACCTTGTAAGTAGTAATATACAAGAAGTCAGATTTGTGCTCTTCAGTGATAGAGATTATGATGTATATATAAAGACATATAATAAACAATATTGA
- a CDS encoding zinc-dependent alcohol dehydrogenase — protein sequence MVERMVQPPLELISDYEDGQMVAVLESPYKIRVRKARIPEPGDGEVRVKIKWVGICGSDIEAYRGTRAPEFLSLPARLGHEVAGMIDKVGQNVVGLKEGDKVVLRYVWGAFAQYIVCKPFSVMKIPDNIPLKETSLIEILPGVLHAAELANIDPSKNVLIMGQGVSGLILTQVIKLFSPRNLVVTDLFEEKLRLSRKYGATHTYIIPTPDTPTVPAIGQGRKNIWAGAPVHEDKSPRENQVFACE from the coding sequence ATGGTAGAGAGAATGGTACAGCCACCTCTGGAACTTATATCGGATTATGAAGATGGTCAAATGGTAGCGGTTTTGGAATCACCATATAAAATAAGGGTGCGTAAAGCTCGTATACCAGAACCAGGCGATGGCGAGGTGAGAGTCAAAATAAAATGGGTTGGGATATGTGGCAGCGATATAGAAGCTTATCGCGGAACTAGAGCACCAGAATTTTTATCTCTTCCAGCGCGATTGGGTCATGAAGTTGCTGGGATGATAGACAAAGTAGGCCAGAATGTTGTTGGCTTAAAAGAAGGAGATAAAGTAGTTTTAAGATATGTATGGGGAGCTTTTGCACAATACATAGTATGCAAGCCTTTTTCAGTGATGAAAATTCCCGATAACATACCTTTGAAAGAAACGTCTTTAATAGAGATATTACCTGGTGTTTTGCATGCCGCAGAGCTTGCTAACATTGATCCTAGTAAAAATGTCCTTATCATGGGACAGGGAGTAAGTGGTCTTATATTGACTCAAGTTATAAAGTTATTTTCTCCAAGGAATCTAGTAGTTACTGATCTTTTTGAAGAAAAACTTCGCTTATCACGAAAATATGGTGCTACCCATACATATATCATTCCAACACCTGATACCCCTACTGTGCCTGCCATTGGACAAGGACGAAAAAATATATGGGCTGGGGCTCCAGTTCATGAGGATAAATCACCGCGGGAAAACCAGGTATTTGCGTGTGAATAG
- a CDS encoding glycoside hydrolase family 31 protein translates to MRINHRGKTRYLRVNSDPRQDTGESHVPVPFYVSSRGYGVLVNTSRIVTIYCGSCVRRNHKSVSVTRDRNTDPMWQATPESDSVEIVIPTTGVELFVFAGKSMLDVVKRYNLFCGGGALPPRWGLGFWHRVPSYYDAKQVIQEAMEYRKREFPCDVIGLEPGWHSSSYPATYEWSKERFPKPEKFVETMDKEGFKINLWERPYVSPHSKIYSALERLSGSHSVWGGLVPDYSLREVREIVKEQHRKEHVDIGVSGYKIDECDGSELTNHSWMFPAHAIFPSGHDGEQMRQVYGLMLQQTMLEMFRERDRRTYGLVRASMAGASSMPYVLYSDLYDHRQFVRALCNASFCGLLWTPEVRGAKSAEEWVRRMQVVCFSPLAMLNAWADGTKPWSYPEVEHIIRKYINLRMRLMPYFYSAFARYYFDGTPPFRAMQLELKCDLNKWDVDGLDDQYMAGDSLLVAPLFAGETHRDVFLPQGVWYDFETGERFEGGKTIRVSAGLDKIPLFVRDGGIIPMMPALPHAPRRGEKVPLEIRHYGTAPGSFNLFDDDGETFAYERGRYRLITLKVTVDKNGNRHGDVQGLEGTWESSYSDFV, encoded by the coding sequence ATGAGGATAAATCACCGCGGGAAAACCAGGTATTTGCGTGTGAATAGTGATCCAAGGCAGGATACGGGCGAATCCCATGTTCCTGTACCTTTTTACGTCTCCAGCCGCGGTTACGGCGTGCTTGTCAATACTTCGAGGATTGTCACTATTTACTGCGGTTCTTGTGTTCGCAGGAATCATAAATCAGTTTCAGTGACTAGAGACCGCAATACAGATCCTATGTGGCAGGCGACACCGGAGTCAGATTCTGTAGAAATAGTGATTCCAACTACAGGGGTTGAATTATTTGTCTTTGCTGGGAAGAGTATGTTAGATGTCGTTAAACGATATAATTTGTTTTGCGGTGGCGGCGCCTTGCCGCCAAGGTGGGGATTGGGCTTCTGGCATCGAGTTCCCTCTTATTATGATGCTAAGCAGGTTATACAAGAGGCCATGGAATATAGGAAAAGAGAATTTCCGTGTGATGTAATAGGATTAGAACCAGGATGGCATAGCAGCAGTTACCCTGCTACATACGAGTGGTCAAAGGAGCGTTTCCCTAAACCTGAAAAGTTTGTCGAAACTATGGATAAAGAAGGTTTCAAGATCAACCTTTGGGAACGCCCTTATGTTTCTCCGCATTCCAAAATATATAGCGCGTTGGAGCGTTTGTCTGGATCTCATAGCGTATGGGGCGGTTTGGTTCCAGATTATTCGTTGCGGGAAGTTAGAGAAATTGTAAAAGAACAGCACAGAAAAGAGCATGTGGATATAGGTGTATCAGGTTATAAAATCGATGAATGCGATGGTAGTGAACTTACCAATCATTCGTGGATGTTTCCTGCTCATGCAATTTTTCCATCGGGGCATGATGGAGAACAGATGCGTCAGGTATATGGCTTAATGCTCCAGCAGACGATGCTGGAAATGTTTCGAGAGAGAGACCGCCGCACGTATGGCCTGGTAAGGGCATCGATGGCGGGAGCGTCTTCTATGCCATATGTTCTTTATTCTGATCTCTATGACCATAGGCAATTTGTGCGCGCACTGTGCAATGCTAGCTTTTGCGGGCTACTTTGGACGCCAGAGGTTCGCGGTGCTAAAAGCGCTGAAGAGTGGGTAAGGCGTATGCAGGTTGTCTGTTTCTCGCCTTTGGCTATGTTAAATGCATGGGCTGACGGAACTAAACCGTGGTCATATCCCGAAGTGGAGCACATTATACGAAAGTATATCAATTTGAGGATGAGACTTATGCCTTATTTTTATTCGGCTTTTGCGCGCTATTATTTTGATGGAACTCCGCCTTTTAGAGCGATGCAGTTAGAACTAAAATGTGATCTTAATAAATGGGATGTTGATGGTCTGGATGATCAGTATATGGCGGGAGATTCGCTGCTGGTAGCTCCTCTTTTTGCGGGAGAAACACACCGCGATGTTTTCCTGCCCCAAGGAGTTTGGTACGATTTTGAAACTGGTGAACGCTTTGAAGGAGGTAAGACCATTCGCGTGAGTGCCGGTCTGGATAAAATTCCTCTTTTTGTGAGGGATGGTGGCATAATACCGATGATGCCTGCTTTGCCTCATGCGCCCCGGAGGGGAGAAAAAGTTCCGCTGGAAATTCGCCACTACGGTACAGCACCAGGAAGTTTTAATTTGTTTGATGATGATGGAGAGACATTTGCTTACGAAAGAGGACGCTATCGGTTAATAACCCTCAAAGTTACAGTTGACAAGAATGGAAATCGCCATGGAGATGTTCAGGGCTTGGAAGGCACTTGGGAATCCTCTTATAGCGATTTTGTATAG
- a CDS encoding multicopper oxidase domain-containing protein, producing the protein MLRRFDVAAIQIPIVFNKFGDFDQNGLMYVLAENEQLVRRLVEENPGKPVDLVQPLVIRVNQGDTVEIHFTNKLDFPASINVKGLSYSVLDSDGAFVGDNPNTVAAPGETKVYRWEANIQGAFLFNDLGNPLSSERGSNVHGLFGAIVVEPPGSTWTDPQTGQPLKSGVFADIHNPYLPDYREFVTIFHDESPVKNRFGETPVNPETGAPSATHSINYRSEPMRNRMKLIMDGEVCPDCIGEEIHHDSWVFGDPATPIPRAYRGDPVRWHVLNGGEKESLCQEFVGKFSNNFTSPLFISLVVENINIIPYLVIC; encoded by the coding sequence ATGCTGAGACGGTTTGATGTGGCTGCCATTCAGATTCCAATTGTATTTAATAAATTCGGTGATTTTGATCAAAATGGCCTTATGTACGTTCTGGCCGAAAATGAACAACTGGTGCGCCGGTTGGTTGAAGAAAATCCCGGCAAACCCGTGGATTTGGTTCAGCCTTTGGTAATAAGGGTCAACCAGGGTGATACCGTAGAAATTCACTTCACGAATAAACTCGATTTCCCCGCATCGATTAATGTAAAAGGTTTATCCTATTCGGTACTAGATTCTGACGGGGCTTTTGTAGGGGATAACCCGAATACGGTAGCCGCTCCGGGTGAAACCAAGGTTTACCGATGGGAGGCAAATATCCAGGGGGCATTTCTCTTCAACGATCTTGGGAACCCCTTGAGTTCGGAAAGGGGCAGCAATGTACACGGGTTGTTCGGAGCCATTGTCGTGGAACCACCCGGCAGCACCTGGACGGATCCTCAAACGGGTCAGCCTTTGAAAAGCGGGGTTTTTGCTGATATCCATAACCCTTACTTGCCCGATTACCGGGAATTTGTAACCATATTTCATGACGAGTCTCCGGTCAAAAACCGCTTTGGAGAAACGCCAGTTAACCCGGAGACCGGAGCTCCAAGCGCCACTCATTCCATTAACTACCGCTCTGAACCGATGCGAAACAGGATGAAATTGATCATGGACGGGGAAGTATGCCCGGACTGCATAGGTGAAGAAATTCATCACGATTCCTGGGTTTTCGGAGACCCTGCAACTCCCATTCCAAGAGCGTATCGCGGAGATCCTGTGAGGTGGCATGTCCTCAACGGTGGAGAAAAGGAAAGTTTGTGTCAAGAGTTTGTAGGTAAATTTTCTAATAACTTTACCTCACCGCTTTTCATAAGCCTTGTTGTTGAAAATATAAATATCATTCCATATTTGGTAATTTGTTGA
- a CDS encoding S1C family serine protease — protein sequence MGQAARDSEKSLFVSLVVTILIIAAGLIVFYFLSKEMHQQVITGTSKLGSLNTLKNSQTENANKTADIKSIISDNQKKVMYIEVNRGSNVVTGSGFLYDTSGDIITNAHVVEGASTVKVKTYDGQVYNGTVIGRSKDVDVALIRVPELAGKTPVKISSRKGEIGDPVIAMGSPLGLQNTATTGIISGVNRDFTIPPYEYKGVYQISAPISPGSSGGPLLDQNTGEVLGVNSAGTVEGVIGFSIPINQVLPLVENWSKNPSKPQNDQYADYTADQQEDNQDSQPIREKAEALVQSFYQFIDEQDYVTAYSLLGSDWQNSTSYQAFRTGYLRTESVRILNIVSHDKDSNHAEVTVIIEALELTDQNTERISQYMCTYIVGYENDKLKILSGTARKI from the coding sequence ATGGGACAGGCTGCAAGAGATTCTGAAAAATCTTTGTTTGTTTCCTTAGTTGTTACGATTTTGATAATAGCGGCTGGACTTATTGTTTTTTATTTTTTAAGCAAGGAAATGCATCAACAAGTAATCACAGGCACCTCTAAATTGGGCTCTTTGAATACCTTGAAAAATTCGCAAACGGAAAATGCAAATAAAACAGCTGATATCAAATCTATCATATCGGATAATCAAAAAAAGGTTATGTACATTGAAGTCAATCGTGGGAGTAATGTGGTTACAGGCTCTGGTTTTTTATATGACACCAGCGGCGATATCATAACCAACGCCCATGTGGTGGAAGGTGCTTCCACGGTAAAAGTAAAGACCTATGATGGCCAGGTATATAACGGCACGGTTATAGGCAGGAGCAAAGACGTAGATGTAGCGTTGATAAGGGTACCTGAGCTTGCCGGCAAAACTCCCGTGAAAATATCATCGAGAAAAGGTGAAATCGGCGATCCTGTCATCGCCATGGGAAGTCCTTTGGGGTTACAGAATACAGCTACTACGGGGATAATAAGTGGCGTCAACAGGGATTTTACTATACCACCCTACGAGTACAAAGGGGTATATCAGATATCAGCTCCCATATCGCCTGGCAGTAGCGGAGGCCCATTATTGGATCAGAATACAGGAGAGGTTTTAGGTGTAAATTCTGCCGGTACTGTTGAAGGGGTGATAGGCTTCTCCATACCTATAAATCAGGTGTTGCCTCTCGTGGAGAACTGGTCGAAAAACCCATCAAAGCCTCAAAATGACCAATATGCCGATTATACTGCAGATCAACAGGAGGATAATCAGGATAGTCAGCCTATTAGAGAAAAGGCTGAAGCTTTGGTTCAGTCTTTTTATCAGTTCATTGATGAGCAGGATTATGTTACTGCGTATTCCCTTTTGGGTAGCGATTGGCAAAATAGTACATCATATCAAGCTTTTAGGACTGGCTATCTTAGAACAGAATCCGTTAGAATTTTAAACATTGTATCCCATGACAAGGACAGTAATCACGCAGAAGTTACGGTAATAATAGAAGCCCTGGAACTTACAGACCAAAATACCGAGCGGATAAGTCAGTATATGTGTACTTATATTGTAGGTTATGAAAACGACAAATTAAAAATCTTAAGTGGTACAGCCCGTAAGATTTAA
- a CDS encoding FxLYD domain-containing protein, with amino-acid sequence MYCKNCGYKLEDSLRFCPHCGTALDKISSESKTAGNKYWLIPFSFAIMIAVSLTVYLFYEIRINREVEAMRTRAEDLALQGNFDIALDLVNQGLALRPNHKVLQQDLALINLGKNIKAKLEDAGKYADAKKFDMALNSISTVEQDLANGRGAYFDMLRNLSEKYKTQVELKQIYDIAKSKNTIDDLATLLSRLSSLNSPEAKNIDKLIRQKIADIAYSKASEMLKNKQYNDALNVIEKAMQYDSSNAKLVSFKKTIIDQKTAFENAEARRMEQAMIAAAKEEAMNRTNAVSVLNIQTYTDDYGDFVIEGEVKNIATKPIYEVEILYNIYDADGNAIEDGSTYVYPIYLLPTQKGSFSNVHYGISNADHIKITQINWYLD; translated from the coding sequence ATGTATTGCAAGAATTGTGGCTATAAATTAGAAGATAGTCTTCGCTTTTGTCCTCATTGTGGAACTGCATTGGACAAGATATCTTCAGAAAGCAAAACCGCTGGTAATAAATACTGGCTTATCCCTTTTAGTTTTGCCATAATGATTGCCGTATCATTAACCGTTTATCTTTTTTACGAAATAAGGATCAACAGAGAAGTGGAAGCAATGCGAACAAGAGCAGAAGACCTGGCTTTGCAAGGAAATTTCGATATTGCCTTAGATCTTGTCAACCAGGGGTTGGCCCTGCGCCCTAATCACAAGGTGCTACAGCAGGACCTGGCTTTGATAAACTTGGGTAAAAATATAAAGGCAAAATTAGAGGATGCGGGGAAGTACGCTGACGCAAAAAAATTTGATATGGCTTTAAACTCCATTTCCACAGTTGAGCAAGATCTTGCTAATGGGCGTGGAGCGTACTTTGACATGCTGCGCAACCTCAGCGAAAAGTACAAAACACAGGTTGAACTAAAGCAGATTTACGATATCGCTAAAAGCAAGAACACCATTGACGATCTGGCTACTCTGTTATCGAGATTATCTTCTTTAAACAGCCCTGAAGCGAAAAATATCGATAAATTGATACGCCAGAAAATCGCCGATATTGCCTATTCAAAAGCCAGTGAGATGTTAAAAAACAAGCAGTACAACGACGCGTTGAACGTAATAGAAAAAGCCATGCAATATGACAGCTCCAATGCCAAACTTGTTTCATTTAAAAAAACCATAATAGACCAGAAAACCGCTTTTGAAAATGCGGAAGCCAGGAGGATGGAACAGGCCATGATTGCAGCGGCAAAAGAAGAAGCTATGAACAGGACCAATGCAGTTAGCGTATTAAATATCCAAACTTACACCGACGATTACGGGGATTTTGTGATAGAAGGAGAAGTCAAAAACATAGCCACAAAACCTATATACGAAGTGGAGATTTTATATAACATATATGATGCTGACGGAAATGCCATCGAGGACGGAAGTACATATGTATACCCAATTTATTTGCTGCCTACGCAGAAGGGAAGTTTTTCTAATGTGCACTATGGGATTTCAAACGCTGATCATATAAAAATAACTCAGATAAACTGGTATCTTGATTAA